The Nocardioides pantholopis genome window below encodes:
- a CDS encoding Rv3654c family TadE-like protein, translating to MTGSPARDERGSASLMATACLGVLLLVGAGLGVVAAMVVAHRQAQAAADLAALAAAQDVARGGSGCGAGMAIAQANDASVLECRVDGRDVRLRVSVRGPRWLGQDGDLVAEARAGPA from the coding sequence GTGACCGGCTCGCCGGCCCGCGACGAGCGCGGCTCCGCGTCGCTGATGGCCACGGCCTGCCTGGGGGTCCTGCTGCTGGTCGGCGCGGGGCTCGGGGTGGTGGCCGCGATGGTCGTGGCCCATCGCCAGGCGCAGGCGGCCGCCGACCTGGCGGCGCTCGCCGCCGCCCAGGACGTCGCCCGAGGCGGCAGCGGCTGCGGGGCGGGGATGGCGATCGCCCAGGCGAACGACGCGAGCGTCCTGGAGTGCCGCGTCGACGGTCGCGACGTGCGGCTGCGGGTGTCGGTGCGGGGGCCGCGCTGGCTGGGTCAGGACGGCGACCTGGTCGCCGAGGCCCGGGCCGGCCCGGCCTGA
- a CDS encoding DUF4244 domain-containing protein produces MTHIPTPPIPLPRSGRDERGITTAEYAVGTAAGAGLAGLLYKLLTGGFGDKLLKSLFDHVLGLLGIG; encoded by the coding sequence ATGACCCACATCCCCACCCCGCCGATCCCGCTGCCCCGCTCGGGCCGCGACGAGCGCGGCATCACGACAGCCGAGTACGCCGTGGGCACGGCCGCCGGCGCCGGCCTGGCCGGCCTGCTCTACAAGCTGCTCACCGGCGGCTTCGGTGACAAGCTGCTCAAGTCGCTGTTCGACCACGTCCTCGGCCTGCTGGGCATCGGGTGA
- a CDS encoding anti-sigma factor antagonist, giving the protein MDLTLATRDVDGKTIVAVGGEIDVYTAPKLRDKITELVAAGVYDLVIDMEAVEFLDSTGLGVLVGGLKKVRAHDGSLHLVCTQDRLLKIFRITGLAKVFVIHDSADAALANS; this is encoded by the coding sequence GTGGACCTCACTCTTGCAACGCGCGACGTCGATGGGAAGACCATCGTTGCCGTCGGCGGCGAGATCGACGTCTACACGGCCCCCAAGCTGCGCGACAAGATCACCGAGCTGGTCGCCGCCGGTGTCTACGACCTCGTCATCGACATGGAGGCCGTCGAGTTCCTCGACTCCACCGGTCTGGGCGTGCTGGTCGGCGGCCTGAAGAAGGTGCGCGCCCACGACGGCTCGCTGCACCTGGTCTGCACCCAGGACCGCCTGCTGAAGATCTTCCGCATCACCGGCCTCGCCAAGGTGTTCGTGATCCACGACTCCGCCGACGCCGCGCTCGCCAACAGCTGA
- a CDS encoding DEAD/DEAH box helicase, whose amino-acid sequence MTTTLSPRGGSVAALVDRLASVPGREDRLTHLEVLPPRAGDPVPWPDWTSPDVVAAFGARGVRSPWRHQAVAAEAAHAGQHVVVATGTASGKSLAYQLPALTRIRESRGARGQRGATALYLAPTKALAQDQLTSITSLGLDVRATTHDGDSGREQRDWARDHAEYVLTNPDMLHRSLLPGHARWAQFLRSLRFVVVDECHHYRGVFGAHVSHVLRRLRRVCASYGAYPTFVLASATVAEPETAARRLTGLDVLAVTADASPRGRVALALWEPPFTSFTGENGAPVRRAASSETADLLADLVVEGVRTLAFVRSRRGAEQVAMTAAELLAEVDPALPGRVASYRGGYLPEERRALEDALRRGDLTGLAATNALELGIDISGLDAVLMAGFPGTRAALWQQLGRAGRGAGDALGILVARDDPLDTYLVNHPEALLGQPVEATVFDPGNPYVLGPHLCAAAQEAPLTEEDLPLFGPTARDVVDALTAAGLLRRRPRGWFWTDRRRAADLADIRSSGGSPVQLVEAGTGRVIGTVDAAGAHAAAHPGAVYVHRGETWLVDSLDLDEHVAVIGRADPGYSTSAREITDIAIVAEREHQDWGGCRLSFGDVDVSHQVVSFLKRRQPSGEVLAEEPLDLPERTLRTAAVWWTVPDHVLAESGLATADLPGAAHAAEHCSIGLLPLFATCDRWDIGGVSTAVHPDTGMLTVFVHDGHPGGAGFAERGYAAARAWLSATLETIHSCACLDGCPSCIQSPKCGNQNNPLDKAGAAALLTVLLAGAPTT is encoded by the coding sequence GTGACGACGACCCTCTCCCCGCGCGGCGGCTCGGTTGCCGCACTGGTGGACCGCCTGGCCTCGGTGCCGGGCCGGGAGGACCGCCTCACCCACCTCGAGGTGCTCCCGCCGCGGGCGGGCGACCCGGTGCCCTGGCCGGACTGGACCAGTCCCGACGTGGTCGCCGCCTTCGGGGCCCGCGGGGTGCGCTCGCCCTGGCGTCACCAGGCGGTGGCCGCCGAGGCCGCGCACGCCGGGCAGCACGTCGTGGTCGCGACCGGCACGGCCTCCGGCAAGTCGCTGGCCTACCAGCTGCCCGCCCTCACCCGGATCCGCGAGTCCCGAGGCGCGCGTGGCCAGCGCGGTGCCACCGCGCTCTACCTCGCGCCGACCAAGGCCCTCGCCCAGGACCAGCTGACCTCGATCACCTCGCTCGGCCTCGACGTGCGGGCGACCACCCACGACGGCGACAGCGGGCGCGAGCAGCGCGACTGGGCGCGCGACCACGCCGAGTACGTCCTCACCAACCCCGACATGCTGCACCGCTCGCTGCTGCCGGGGCACGCCCGCTGGGCCCAGTTCCTGCGGTCGCTGCGCTTCGTGGTCGTCGACGAGTGCCACCACTACCGCGGCGTCTTCGGCGCCCACGTCAGCCACGTCCTGCGCCGGCTGCGACGGGTCTGCGCCTCCTACGGGGCCTATCCCACCTTCGTGCTGGCCTCGGCGACGGTCGCCGAGCCGGAGACGGCCGCGCGCCGGCTGACCGGCCTGGACGTCCTGGCCGTCACCGCCGACGCCTCGCCGCGGGGCCGGGTCGCGCTGGCCCTGTGGGAGCCGCCGTTCACCTCGTTCACCGGGGAGAACGGCGCGCCGGTGCGCCGGGCCGCGTCCTCCGAGACCGCCGACCTGCTCGCCGACCTGGTCGTCGAGGGGGTGCGCACGCTGGCGTTCGTGCGCTCCCGGCGCGGGGCCGAGCAGGTCGCGATGACCGCTGCGGAGCTGCTGGCCGAGGTGGACCCAGCACTGCCGGGGCGCGTCGCGTCCTACCGCGGCGGCTACCTCCCCGAGGAGCGGCGGGCCCTCGAGGACGCGCTGCGCCGCGGCGACCTCACCGGTCTCGCGGCGACCAACGCCCTCGAGCTCGGCATCGACATCAGCGGGCTGGACGCCGTGCTGATGGCGGGCTTCCCCGGCACCCGCGCCGCCCTGTGGCAGCAGCTCGGGCGCGCCGGACGGGGGGCCGGCGACGCGCTGGGAATCCTCGTCGCCCGCGACGACCCGCTGGACACCTACCTCGTCAACCATCCCGAGGCCCTGCTCGGCCAGCCGGTCGAGGCCACGGTCTTCGACCCCGGCAATCCCTACGTGCTGGGGCCGCACCTGTGCGCCGCCGCGCAGGAGGCCCCGCTGACCGAGGAGGACCTGCCGCTGTTCGGTCCCACGGCCCGCGACGTGGTCGATGCGCTCACCGCCGCCGGGCTGCTGCGTCGGCGGCCGCGCGGCTGGTTCTGGACCGACCGGCGCCGGGCCGCAGACCTCGCCGACATCCGCTCCTCGGGCGGCTCCCCGGTGCAGCTGGTCGAGGCCGGGACCGGTCGGGTCATCGGCACCGTCGATGCCGCCGGCGCGCACGCCGCGGCGCACCCGGGCGCTGTCTACGTCCACCGCGGGGAGACCTGGCTGGTGGACTCCCTGGACCTCGACGAGCACGTCGCGGTCATCGGCCGGGCCGACCCCGGCTACTCCACCTCGGCGCGGGAGATCACCGACATCGCGATCGTCGCCGAGCGCGAGCACCAGGACTGGGGCGGCTGCCGGCTCTCGTTCGGCGACGTCGACGTCAGCCACCAGGTCGTGTCGTTCCTCAAGCGCCGCCAGCCCAGCGGTGAGGTGCTCGCCGAGGAGCCGCTCGACCTGCCCGAGCGCACGCTGCGCACGGCCGCGGTCTGGTGGACAGTCCCGGATCACGTGCTCGCCGAGAGCGGGCTGGCGACCGCGGACCTCCCCGGCGCCGCGCACGCCGCCGAGCACTGCTCGATCGGCCTGCTGCCGCTGTTCGCCACCTGCGACCGGTGGGACATCGGCGGCGTCTCCACGGCCGTCCACCCCGACACCGGGATGCTCACGGTCTTCGTCCACGACGGTCACCCCGGCGGGGCCGGCTTCGCCGAGCGCGGGTACGCCGCGGCCCGCGCGTGGCTCTCGGCGACGCTCGAGACGATCCACTCGTGCGCCTGCCTGGACGGCTGCCCCTCGTGCATCCAGTCGCCGAAGTGCGGCAACCAGAACAACCCCCTCGACAAGGCCGGCGCCGCCGCCCTGCTCACGGTGCTGCTGGCCGGCGCCCCGACCACCTAG
- a CDS encoding TadE family type IV pilus minor pilin, which yields MSGGRPRGERGAATAELALVLPLLVAVTIGLVWLLAVGAAQVRVVDAARETARAAARGDADAAAIARGQGVAPPGSRITLARGPEEVRATASGRVRGPGGLFAFLPGVTVRSEAVAAAEDLP from the coding sequence GTGAGTGGCGGCCGTCCGCGCGGGGAGCGGGGGGCGGCGACCGCCGAGCTGGCGCTGGTGCTGCCGCTGCTGGTCGCGGTCACGATCGGCCTGGTCTGGCTGCTCGCGGTCGGCGCAGCGCAGGTCCGGGTCGTCGACGCCGCCCGCGAGACCGCGCGGGCGGCGGCCCGCGGCGACGCCGACGCCGCGGCGATCGCCCGCGGGCAGGGGGTGGCGCCGCCCGGATCCCGGATCACCCTGGCGCGGGGACCGGAGGAGGTCCGGGCCACCGCCAGCGGGCGGGTCCGCGGCCCGGGCGGGCTGTTCGCCTTCCTGCCCGGCGTGACCGTGCGGTCCGAGGCGGTGGCGGCGGCCGAGGACCTGCCGTGA